Genomic segment of Brachionichthys hirsutus isolate HB-005 unplaced genomic scaffold, CSIRO-AGI_Bhir_v1 contig_1006, whole genome shotgun sequence:
gtAAAAATGCTCCTTGACAAACAACATGATAATTTTGAAGGTGTGACTGAAAGTACTTTTTTGAGTCTGTTCAACCAATCCCAATATATGAGTCATGATACAGATATTTCACCTGCAATTGTTTTTCGACTGGGACAAAAACTGACATGATGACACATGTCCTAGGGATGGGGGTGGGAAAGTAGATGTCATAGCCCAGCgttgtgtgacagagagagagaagtgtgtgtgtgtgtgtgtgtgtgtgtgtcaggcccCTCCCAAGTTAAATGTATAAAAGACCCATTCCAACCGTACCCAAACACATTCTCTTGGGGATCTCTTCAAGTACGACTTTACAAACTTCAAGAGACACAACTTTTGGACATTTTCTTGGAAGACAGACAAAGGAGACATGGTGGCAGCTGGATTTCAGATGTTGGGCATTGCCCTGTGTATCATTGGCTGGATTGGGACCATCATTACCTGTGCCCTGCCTCAGTGGAAAGTGACAGCCTTCATCGGTCAGAGCATTGTCACTGCTCAAACCACTTGGGAGGGCATCTGGATGAGTTGTGTGGTCCAGAGCACGGGCCAGATGCAGTGCAAGGTGTATGACTCTATGCTGGCCCTTTCCCGTGACCTCCAAGCAGCCCGCGCCCTCATCATCATATCTATCCTGGTTGGAGTTTTGGGGGTCCTCCTGGCCATCGCTGGAGGCAAATGCACCAACTGCGTGGAAGATGAGGCAGTCAAGGCCAAAATAGGTGTGACATCTGGTGTGTTCTTCATCGTTTCTGGTGTTATGTGTCTCATCCCTGTGTGCTGGACAGCAAACACCATCATAAGGGACTTCTACAACCCCCTGACGGCAGGGTCTCAGAAGAGGGAGCTTGGAGCTGCACTCTTCATTGGctggggggcttcagccctccTCATCCTGGGCGGTGGACTCCTCTGTGCAAACTGCCCTCCCAAGGATAACTACTCAACCGCCAAATACAATGCGGCACGCCCGACTGGCCCAAAGGACTACGTCTGAGATAAAGACTGAAAAGGACTTTCAAGTTGATTCATGTTGTCACGACGTAAACGTTTTGAATTCTTTTGAACAGTGACTTTATTATGAACAAAGTTTGGTTTGATAATTTCACACTAAGATTCAGCCCTTCTGGAATTGTTCCATCAATGTCGAGATAAAGTGATGTGCACCACACCCAAACAGCCGTGGACAAAGAGACGTGATCTGAGAAAGAAgacgatagatagatagatagatagatagatagatagatagatagatagatagatagatagatagatagatagacagatagatagatcgatagatacaGGAACATTTAACATGCTACTTTAATTCACTGTGTTTTTACTGCTTTGCCTTTTTCATGCCTTTGAGACTATTTACATAAACTATCATTTCATTCAAGAATGTACAAGTGTTATATCTGactgtttgaaaatgtaaataaattgtttttacCAACATTGAACTATCCTGCTTCTTTCATGTTATAGCATGTTAttaaaacagattcatgatcaaaTAGAGGCTTCATCAAGGACATATGATGCAGGGCTCGATTAGGCACCAATAATAATAGAAGAAGGAGAAGTAGGTTTGTAACCACAAAcatcttaaaaacaaacattgaaaaACCTTTCAAAAAATATCTTTAGTAAATGTAGACAAAAAATAATGCCTTTAACTACTTTATCAAGTTAAACTCTGTCACATCTACATTTCCCTATTAATTGTGTCACTTTTTGTACTCTCCTGGTAAATTGTGGGATACAGTACATGCAAATAGTTTTCCCTTGAAAATTCCCCACTGACTGTCCAACACTGCCCCTTGAGGCGAATGATATAACACATTCTGCAGTTTCCGTCACACCTAATTATGTGCAAATAATACACATGCAGTTTTTACACTTCAGTTCAGTAtgagaaattaaaatgtcattaacaCGCATCCACATTTATCAAAAGCAAATAAGATCACTTGTGCTTACGGCATTGTCCTATGCTTGTTCAGATTTGCATTAGAATCTGAGTTTCTAgggtaaaatatatgtttttaaatccCATAGCCAAGTATAACATTTTGAAATCATAATGAATTATTTGCTGACGGAAAAGAAAccttattttctctattttgtGTTTGACCTTGAAGCTCAGCCTTCTGACAGCTCAGCACTACTAAAGGTCACTggctctctgtttgtgtgtaaacaCCATGAAGCCAATCGGAGCTGAGGACTGTGGTTTCACATACCCTCATGTCTGTGTCCCGGCTCACACAGTATTGCATAAATGCAAGCTCAAATCATTCCTCTTGTCTCTCATTTTGGATTTTAATGTGCGCGGGACAAAGCTGAAGAAATGGTGTCTCAGGGGATTCAGATGGTCGGCATAGCGATGGCGATGATTGGCTGGCTCATGGTCATTATAGTGTGTGCTTTGCCCATGTGGAAAGTAAGTGCTTTTGTTGGAGCCAACATCATCACGGCTCAGACCATCTGGCAGGGTGTGTGGATGAACTGTGTGGTGCAGAGCACAGGCCAAATGCAGTGCAAGGTGTATGATTCTCTTTTGGCCCTGGCTCCAGACTTGCAGGCTGCTCGAGCCATGCTAATCGTTTCCATTCTGCTTGGAATCTGTGGAGTGATCTTGTCAATCGCTGGTGGGAAATGCACCAACTGCATCGAACAAGAGAAATCCAAGGCGAGGGCCTGCATCCTGGCTGGAGTTTTGTTCATCATCTCCGGGTTGCTCTGCCTCATCCCCGTCTCCTGGTCTGCCAACACCATCATCACCAACTTCTACAACCCGCTTAGTATCCAGTCCCAGAGGTATGAGTTAGGAGCAGCGCTGTACATCGGCTGGGCGGCTGCCGCCCTGCTACTGTTGGGAGGGGGGCTGCTGTGTTGGAATTGCCCACCCAAGCAAGAACATCCCCACTACGTACCAAAATTCACGCCTGTGAAATCAATGGCAACATCACGAGAGTACATATAAGAAGGTTAGCGCTTCTCTTCCAACGTGGACTTTCAAGGTCACTGGAAAGGTGATGGGAAAAGATCCCAGTTACTTTAAACACGTTTTACCTGATGCCTTTCAATGAGTGGAATAATCACAAGTTTAATTGCAAAAGCtgcttttcatatttaattgagAGCACAATGTACCAGTAACAATGTAGGGCTCTGGGACTGTATAGAAGGAATCACTCTCACGTCGGTGAGACAATGTTTTTCTGCACTGTTAAATCAAATGTGTCAAAATCTTTGCtgttaaaaatatgttttactgaAATCAATCTAACTAAGAAACTTTCCGGTGTTCACATTAGTGTCTTGCATTAAACTTCATAAATGACAGAAATTCCTTTGCTACAAATGTAGAAAATGAAACATATACATGTATAACTTACCGGTATGCTTGAttgcattttacattgatttcatatatttaaagaaaaatattgcCATTTTAATTATTCCCACCTGTTCTCTCTTGAATCTATTgttctgttaaataaaatatacttaATGgatgattgcttttttttaaactcctaAACTGTATATCAAAGTTGATACTTCAAGGGATTCTGTGAAAATCATTTTGCAGCAATACATTGGACATGATATAAACACTGCTCTTATGCATATTCCATGAAAAAAGCAGGTAGAAGTGGCTGCACTCTTTTTGGATATAAAATACAACTGGAcaatcatttaaattaatttgttgttttgtttacagaaaaaacaaacagccaatcatttcccataatgcagaTTCTCACCAGCCCAGTAGAAAGCTATAAAATATTGGCGGGTGTTCAGAGTTGGTtataagttaaaaataaaaaggaactgCTATAGTTCAGTTTTAACATACACTTAGGGGAGAGTGTGGTAAGATGAGCCAGAGGGTAAGTTAACCCACCGCTTGGTTCTCGGTAACTGTGCACATGTTTTGTCATGTGACCATAAATTCAAGAAGCACCTATCACTTCTATCTTGCTGTGTTAAAGAGAAGCATGTGGAATAAGAATAATTGCTTgttctacacacacaaaaaaaaggtttttgcttGTAAAAGTAAATTTTCTGCATACCAGGTAAAATGACTAAGCTCCTCTGGCAAGCTGTGCCAgagcagaactttttttttttttgctttgtcagGAATGCATCCTGAGAATTTACTTTGATAGGAGACatcctgaaataaaagaaaatgttgtcattctgtctttgtgtattttttccTTACGTGCAGGGCAACGTAAGTAAAATGTGGCTCATCTTAGCCCACTCTCCCCCTATATAAATGAAATTGTCACAATGCCCATAATGAGCTTTGTCCTGCCTATCATCAGCTTTCACAGAGCCTTTCTTTATTAGATCC
This window contains:
- the LOC137915377 gene encoding claudin-4-like, with translation MVAAGFQMLGIALCIIGWIGTIITCALPQWKVTAFIGQSIVTAQTTWEGIWMSCVVQSTGQMQCKVYDSMLALSRDLQAARALIIISILVGVLGVLLAIAGGKCTNCVEDEAVKAKIGVTSGVFFIVSGVMCLIPVCWTANTIIRDFYNPLTAGSQKRELGAALFIGWGASALLILGGGLLCANCPPKDNYSTAKYNAARPTGPKDYV
- the LOC137915376 gene encoding claudin-4-like, coding for MVSQGIQMVGIAMAMIGWLMVIIVCALPMWKVSAFVGANIITAQTIWQGVWMNCVVQSTGQMQCKVYDSLLALAPDLQAARAMLIVSILLGICGVILSIAGGKCTNCIEQEKSKARACILAGVLFIISGLLCLIPVSWSANTIITNFYNPLSIQSQRYELGAALYIGWAAAALLLLGGGLLCWNCPPKQEHPHYVPKFTPVKSMATSREYI